A genomic window from Diospyros lotus cultivar Yz01 chromosome 2, ASM1463336v1, whole genome shotgun sequence includes:
- the LOC127795718 gene encoding uncharacterized protein LOC127795718 isoform X1 — protein sequence MERNAGRGMMEQHKTYEQVRYNSAEPRNEGLGSANQRYFQDPSSSINTNIRPPDFNVPVGARPVLNYSIQTGEEFALEFMRERVNSRQQLIPNPTGDSSSVTSYTDLKGILGVSHMGSESGSDISMISSMDKGRLHEYERRGSSVHEDKRYYDSTQSVHRALSSNDNNRGTRGSTSSEFTDNLSRKVKFLCSFGGKILPRPSDGKLRYVGGETRIIPISRGISWQELMQKTLSIYSECCTIKYQLPGEDLDALVSVSCDEDLQNMMEECSVLEDGRSQKPRMFLFSSSDLDDSQLALDSMEGDSEIQYVVAVNGMDLGSKKNSICLGSNSANNLDELLNLNVERETGRVADLAATPSSINLPSRQMAPSSSSAYQSNSLPYHGQMADLGGELHMMTTVPSRENLHFIDGKTTVPLQHGYVSHPSTYAPLVQNIVPTPLSGHTTGQEVPAQQTYSGSHVQVPEVSVVDEKIKRENIVQAMNELGKNLSQEKPMLPKESRIRRDSSGQKISEQGKILNSENEYIVSPQLHEINVPSYIPRETSNAQFGQDAGASAFPAEKHKKNEEPARHAIFPVALSEASLNKSDENDYFNASGNLFGPGYGEFRADSAEFSYHEVPVLPQRVFHSEWIPREQAGLNRLSKSEDSFDPQVLISHARSDLSQQVAESIDKLHDGNATPQMELSISSLKPLPTNPLTVEDESAQSHKHDEAASYVEKINSKFSGETFEPDFKKSVLKPMVVMPVDGHEVAQVSNSYRDQSNIDKETSAVTRPVVSRGPSGKRLEDSASRIPESPQTEVSVKQNHQNNIKGHGQSFPDVENPARGSSQGESAHGGTPEQGDILIDINDRFPPEFLSDIFKARISVNLPGISPLPSDGTGLSLNMENHEPKRWSFFQKLVQGDFDRNDVSLMDQDHLGFSSPLTDVQERAPVDYGFPTQNTGVALSHIDSHIGYDASFQPQSSGVVRPNTIDLHSNRSPQINNEESLLLDGPENSRAPESNAKGEKLEAEHPGPPLVDVSLKEFDLSTLQIIKNEDLEELGELGSGTFGTVYHGKWRGTDVAIKRIKKSCFAGRSSEQERLTLEFWREAEILSKLHHPNVVAFYGVVQDGPGGTLATVTEYMVNGSLRHVLLCKDRQLDRRKRLIIAMDAAFGMEYLHSKNIVHFDLKCDNLLVNLKDTLRPICKVGDFGLSKIKRNTLVTGGVRGTLPWMAPELLNGSSSKVSEKVDVFSFGIVLWEILTGEEPYANMHYGAIIGGIVSNTLRPPVPSFCDPEWKLLMEQCWAPDPIARPSFTEIARRLRVMSDACQMKPSGHHAQTKVTK from the exons ATGGAGAGGAATGCAGGAAGAGGTATGATGGAACAGCATAAAACCTATGAACAAGTTCGATATAATTCTGCGGAGCCTAGAAATGAAGGGCTCGGTTCTGCAAATCAAAGATATTTTCAGGATCCATCTAGTTCCATTAATACTAATATTAGGCCTCCAGATTTCAATGTACCTGTTGGTGCTAGACCTGTGCTGAATTACTCTATTCAGACTGGTGAGGAATTTGCTCTTGAATTCATGCGGGAAAGGGTGAACTCAAGGCAACAGTTGATTCCAAACCCTACTGGTGATTCTAGCAGTGTAACTAGCTACACAGATCTGAAGGGAATATTGGGAGTCAGTCACATGGGTTCTGAAAGTGGATCAGACATCTCTATGATTTCTTCAATGGATAAAGGTCGTTTGCATGAGTATGAAAGGAGGGGTTCTTCTGTACATGAAGACAAACGGTATTATGATTCCACACAATCAGTTCATCGGGCCTTATCAAGTAATGACAACAACAGGGGAACTCGAGGTTCTACCTCTTCAGAATTTACTGATAATTTATCAAGAAAGGTCAAGTTTCTCTGTAGTTTTGGTGGTAAAATCCTGCCCCGGCCTAGTGACGGAAAGCTTAGGTATGTTGGAGGTGAAACACGTATTATTCCGATAAGCCGAGGCATTTCCTGGCAGGAGCTAATGCAGAAAACGTTGAGTATCTATAGTGAATGTTGTACTATTAAGTATCAGCTTCCTGGAGAGGATCTTGATGCATTGGTATCTGTCTCTTGTGATGAGGACCTACAAAATATGATGGAGGAATGCAGTGTACTTGAAGATGGAAGATCACAGAAACCCAGGATGTTTCTTTTCTCCAGCAGTGATTTGGATGATTCCCAGCTGGCTCTGGATAGCATGGAAGGTGATTCTGAAATTCAGTATGTAGTAGCAGTCAATGGCATGGACCTAGGGTCAAAAAAGAATTCAATTTGTTTGGGAAGCAATTCTGCAAACAACTTGGATGAGTTGTTGAATTTAAATGTTGAAAGGGAGACTGGGAGAGTTGCAGACTTAGCAGCTACCCCCTCCTCAATTAATCTACCCTCCCGGCAAATGGCACCAAGTTCTTCTAGTGCTTATCAATCCAACTCACTACCTTATCATGGTCAGATGGCAGATCTTGGAGGAGAACTTCATATGATGACTACTGTCCCCTCCAGAGAGAACCTTCATTTTATAGATGGAAAGACCACTGTTCCATTACAGCATGGTTATGTTTCTCATCCATCTACTTATGCACCACTTGTACAAAATATAGTTCCTACACCTTTGAGTGGGCATACAACTGGACAGGAAGTGCCAGCCCAGCAGACATACAGTGGCTCTCATGTTCAGGTCCCAGAAGTGTCAGTTGTGgatgagaaaattaaaagagaaaacatAGTTCAGGCAATgaatgaacttggaaaaaatctCTCTCAAGAGAAGCCAATGCTTCCAAAGGAGTCAAGAATTAGAAGAGATAGCTCAGGTCAGAAAATCAGTGAACAGGGGAAGATTTTGAATTCAGAAAATGAATACATTGTCTCTCCCCAGCTGCACGAGATCAATGTTCCAAGTTATATTCCTAGGGAAACATCAAATGCTCAATTTGGTCAAGATGCAGGAGCATCTGCATTTCCTGCAGAGAAgcacaagaaaaatgaagaaccTGCACGGCATGCAATTTTCCCTGTAGCTTTGAGTGAAGCAAGCTTGAATAAATCTGATGAAAATGACTATTTCAATGCATCTGGTAATCTTTTTGGTCCTGGATATGGTGAATTCAGGGCTGATTCTGCTGAGTTTAGCTATCATGAAGTGCCTGTGCTTCCTCAACGGGTTTTTCATTCAGAGTGGATCCCTAGGGAGCAGGCAGGACTGAATCGTTTATCAAAATCTGAAGATTCTTTTGATCCCCAGGTTCTTATAAGTCATGCACGTTCTGATCTATCCCAGCAAGTCGCAGAATCAATTGATAAGTTGCATGACGGGAATGCAACTCCCCAGATGGAGCTGTCGATCTCCTCTTTAAAACCACTACCTACGAATCCTCTAACTGTGGAAGATGAATCTGCACAATCTCATAAGCATGATGAGGCAGCTTCTTATGTTGAAAAAATCAACTCTAAATTTTCTGGGGAGACTTTTGAACCGGATTTTAAGAAATCTGTGTTAAAACCCATGGTAGTTATGCCTGTGGATGGCCATGAAGTGGCCCAAGTCAGTAATAGTTACAGAGATCAGTCTAATATTGACAAAGAAACATCTGCAGTGACTCGTCCTGTGGTCAGCCGAGGACCTTCTGGTAAGCGGCTGGAGGACTCTGCTTCTAGGATACCAGAGTCTCCTCAGACTGAGGTAAGTGTTAAACAGAATCATCAGAACAATATTAAGGGGCATGGACAGTCCTTCCCTGATGTGGAAAACCCAGCTAGAGGTTCTTCTCAAGGGGAGTCTGCTCATGGTGGGACTCCAGAGCAGGGGGACATCCTTATTGATATTAATGATCGCTTTCCTCCTGAATTCTTGTCTGATATTTTCAAGGCTAGAATTTCTGTGAACCTGCCTGGAATCAGTCCTCTGCCCAGCGATGGAACTGGCTTGAGCTTGAACATGGAGAACCATGAGCCTAAGCGTTGGTCATTCTTCCAGAAACTGGTCCAAGGTGATTTTGATAGAAATGATGTTTCTCTTATGGATCAAGATCACCTTGGTTTCTCATCCCCATTAACAGATGTCCAAGAAAGAGCTCCTGTGGATTATGGTTTTCCAACCCAAAATACTGGAGTTGCCTTGAGTCATATTGATTCCCATATTGGTTATGATGCTAGTTTCCAGCCACAGTCATCTGGTGTAGTTAGACCTAACACAATAGATCTTCATTCAAATAGAAGTCCTCAGATTAATAATGAAGAAAGCCTGCTTTTGGATGGTCCTGAAAACTCAAGAGCACCAGAATCCAATGCCAAG GGTGAGAAGCTAGAAGCTGAGCATCCTGGTCCTCCCCTTGTTGATGTTTCTTTGAAAGAGTTTGATCTGAGCACCTTACAG ATAATCAAGAATGAAGATCTTGAGGAGTTAGGGGAGTTGGGTTCTGGGACTTTTGGGACTGTGTATCATGGAAAATGGAGGGGAACAGATGTTGCCATTAAACGAATTAAGAAAAGCTGTTTTGCAGGGCGTTCATCTGAGCAAGAGAGACTG ACACTGGAGTTCTGGCGTGAAGCTGAAATCCTCTCAAAGCTGCACCATCCCAATGTGGTGGCATTTTATGGCGTGGTGCAGGATGGTCCCGGAGGAACACTTGCCACTGTGACAGAATACATGGTTAATGGCTCTCTTAGACATGTTTTACTTTGTAAGGATAG GCAGCTTGATCGCCGAAAGCGACTAATAATTGCCATGGATGCGGCATTTGGAATGGAGTATCTACATTCAAAGAATATTGTGCATTTTGATTTAAAATGTGATAATCTGCTGGTGAACTTGAAAGATACTTTACGGCCCATTTGCAAG GTTGGCGATTTTGGgttgtcaaaaattaaaaggaacACGTTGGTTACTGGAGGTGTTAGGGGAACACTTCCATGGATGGCTCCAGAGCTATTAAATGGTAGCAGCAGTAAGGTTTCTGAAAAG GTTGATGTATTCTCCTTTGGTATTGTCCTATGGGAGATTCTCACTGGCGAGGAGCCATATGCAAATATGCATTATGGAGCTATAATCG GGGGCATTGTGAGTAACACACTGAGGCCACCTGTGCCAAGCTTCTGTGACCCTGAATGGAAATTGCTAATGGAGCAGTGTTGGGCCCCTGATCCCATTGCACGACCATCGTTCACCGAAATTGCCAGGCGATTACGCGTGATGTCTGATGCATGCCAAATGAAGCCATCGGGTCATCACGCGCAAACCAAGGTAACCAAATAG
- the LOC127795718 gene encoding uncharacterized protein LOC127795718 isoform X2, translating into MERNAGRGMMEQHKTYEQVRYNSAEPRNEGLGSANQRYFQDPSSSINTNIRPPDFNVPVGARPVLNYSIQTGEEFALEFMRERVNSRQQLIPNPTGDSSSVTSYTDLKGILGVSHMGSESGSDISMISSMDKGRLHEYERRGSSVHEDKRYYDSTQSVHRALSSNDNNRGTRGSTSSEFTDNLSRKVKFLCSFGGKILPRPSDGKLRYVGGETRIIPISRGISWQELMQKTLSIYSECCTIKYQLPGEDLDALVSVSCDEDLQNMMEECSVLEDGRSQKPRMFLFSSSDLDDSQLALDSMEGDSEIQYVVAVNGMDLGSKKNSICLGSNSANNLDELLNLNVERETGRVADLAATPSSINLPSRQMAPSSSSAYQSNSLPYHGQMADLGGELHMMTTVPSRENLHFIDGKTTVPLQHGYVSHPSTYAPLVQNIVPTPLSGHTTGQEVPAQQTYSGSHVQVPEVSVVDEKIKRENIVQAMNELGKNLSQEKPMLPKESRIRRDSSGQKISEQGKILNSENEYIVSPQLHEINVPSYIPRETSNAQFGQDAGASAFPAEKHKKNEEPARHAIFPVALSEASLNKSDENDYFNASGNLFGPGYGEFRADSAEFSYHEVPVLPQRVFHSEWIPREQAGLNRLSKSEDSFDPQVLISHARSDLSQQVAESIDKLHDGNATPQMELSISSLKPLPTNPLTVEDESAQSHKHDEAASYVEKINSKFSGETFEPDFKKSVLKPMVVMPVDGHEVAQVSNSYRDQSNIDKETSAVTRPVVSRGPSGKRLEDSASRIPESPQTEARISVNLPGISPLPSDGTGLSLNMENHEPKRWSFFQKLVQGDFDRNDVSLMDQDHLGFSSPLTDVQERAPVDYGFPTQNTGVALSHIDSHIGYDASFQPQSSGVVRPNTIDLHSNRSPQINNEESLLLDGPENSRAPESNAKGEKLEAEHPGPPLVDVSLKEFDLSTLQIIKNEDLEELGELGSGTFGTVYHGKWRGTDVAIKRIKKSCFAGRSSEQERLTLEFWREAEILSKLHHPNVVAFYGVVQDGPGGTLATVTEYMVNGSLRHVLLCKDRQLDRRKRLIIAMDAAFGMEYLHSKNIVHFDLKCDNLLVNLKDTLRPICKVGDFGLSKIKRNTLVTGGVRGTLPWMAPELLNGSSSKVSEKVDVFSFGIVLWEILTGEEPYANMHYGAIIGGIVSNTLRPPVPSFCDPEWKLLMEQCWAPDPIARPSFTEIARRLRVMSDACQMKPSGHHAQTKVTK; encoded by the exons ATGGAGAGGAATGCAGGAAGAGGTATGATGGAACAGCATAAAACCTATGAACAAGTTCGATATAATTCTGCGGAGCCTAGAAATGAAGGGCTCGGTTCTGCAAATCAAAGATATTTTCAGGATCCATCTAGTTCCATTAATACTAATATTAGGCCTCCAGATTTCAATGTACCTGTTGGTGCTAGACCTGTGCTGAATTACTCTATTCAGACTGGTGAGGAATTTGCTCTTGAATTCATGCGGGAAAGGGTGAACTCAAGGCAACAGTTGATTCCAAACCCTACTGGTGATTCTAGCAGTGTAACTAGCTACACAGATCTGAAGGGAATATTGGGAGTCAGTCACATGGGTTCTGAAAGTGGATCAGACATCTCTATGATTTCTTCAATGGATAAAGGTCGTTTGCATGAGTATGAAAGGAGGGGTTCTTCTGTACATGAAGACAAACGGTATTATGATTCCACACAATCAGTTCATCGGGCCTTATCAAGTAATGACAACAACAGGGGAACTCGAGGTTCTACCTCTTCAGAATTTACTGATAATTTATCAAGAAAGGTCAAGTTTCTCTGTAGTTTTGGTGGTAAAATCCTGCCCCGGCCTAGTGACGGAAAGCTTAGGTATGTTGGAGGTGAAACACGTATTATTCCGATAAGCCGAGGCATTTCCTGGCAGGAGCTAATGCAGAAAACGTTGAGTATCTATAGTGAATGTTGTACTATTAAGTATCAGCTTCCTGGAGAGGATCTTGATGCATTGGTATCTGTCTCTTGTGATGAGGACCTACAAAATATGATGGAGGAATGCAGTGTACTTGAAGATGGAAGATCACAGAAACCCAGGATGTTTCTTTTCTCCAGCAGTGATTTGGATGATTCCCAGCTGGCTCTGGATAGCATGGAAGGTGATTCTGAAATTCAGTATGTAGTAGCAGTCAATGGCATGGACCTAGGGTCAAAAAAGAATTCAATTTGTTTGGGAAGCAATTCTGCAAACAACTTGGATGAGTTGTTGAATTTAAATGTTGAAAGGGAGACTGGGAGAGTTGCAGACTTAGCAGCTACCCCCTCCTCAATTAATCTACCCTCCCGGCAAATGGCACCAAGTTCTTCTAGTGCTTATCAATCCAACTCACTACCTTATCATGGTCAGATGGCAGATCTTGGAGGAGAACTTCATATGATGACTACTGTCCCCTCCAGAGAGAACCTTCATTTTATAGATGGAAAGACCACTGTTCCATTACAGCATGGTTATGTTTCTCATCCATCTACTTATGCACCACTTGTACAAAATATAGTTCCTACACCTTTGAGTGGGCATACAACTGGACAGGAAGTGCCAGCCCAGCAGACATACAGTGGCTCTCATGTTCAGGTCCCAGAAGTGTCAGTTGTGgatgagaaaattaaaagagaaaacatAGTTCAGGCAATgaatgaacttggaaaaaatctCTCTCAAGAGAAGCCAATGCTTCCAAAGGAGTCAAGAATTAGAAGAGATAGCTCAGGTCAGAAAATCAGTGAACAGGGGAAGATTTTGAATTCAGAAAATGAATACATTGTCTCTCCCCAGCTGCACGAGATCAATGTTCCAAGTTATATTCCTAGGGAAACATCAAATGCTCAATTTGGTCAAGATGCAGGAGCATCTGCATTTCCTGCAGAGAAgcacaagaaaaatgaagaaccTGCACGGCATGCAATTTTCCCTGTAGCTTTGAGTGAAGCAAGCTTGAATAAATCTGATGAAAATGACTATTTCAATGCATCTGGTAATCTTTTTGGTCCTGGATATGGTGAATTCAGGGCTGATTCTGCTGAGTTTAGCTATCATGAAGTGCCTGTGCTTCCTCAACGGGTTTTTCATTCAGAGTGGATCCCTAGGGAGCAGGCAGGACTGAATCGTTTATCAAAATCTGAAGATTCTTTTGATCCCCAGGTTCTTATAAGTCATGCACGTTCTGATCTATCCCAGCAAGTCGCAGAATCAATTGATAAGTTGCATGACGGGAATGCAACTCCCCAGATGGAGCTGTCGATCTCCTCTTTAAAACCACTACCTACGAATCCTCTAACTGTGGAAGATGAATCTGCACAATCTCATAAGCATGATGAGGCAGCTTCTTATGTTGAAAAAATCAACTCTAAATTTTCTGGGGAGACTTTTGAACCGGATTTTAAGAAATCTGTGTTAAAACCCATGGTAGTTATGCCTGTGGATGGCCATGAAGTGGCCCAAGTCAGTAATAGTTACAGAGATCAGTCTAATATTGACAAAGAAACATCTGCAGTGACTCGTCCTGTGGTCAGCCGAGGACCTTCTGGTAAGCGGCTGGAGGACTCTGCTTCTAGGATACCAGAGTCTCCTCAGACTGAG GCTAGAATTTCTGTGAACCTGCCTGGAATCAGTCCTCTGCCCAGCGATGGAACTGGCTTGAGCTTGAACATGGAGAACCATGAGCCTAAGCGTTGGTCATTCTTCCAGAAACTGGTCCAAGGTGATTTTGATAGAAATGATGTTTCTCTTATGGATCAAGATCACCTTGGTTTCTCATCCCCATTAACAGATGTCCAAGAAAGAGCTCCTGTGGATTATGGTTTTCCAACCCAAAATACTGGAGTTGCCTTGAGTCATATTGATTCCCATATTGGTTATGATGCTAGTTTCCAGCCACAGTCATCTGGTGTAGTTAGACCTAACACAATAGATCTTCATTCAAATAGAAGTCCTCAGATTAATAATGAAGAAAGCCTGCTTTTGGATGGTCCTGAAAACTCAAGAGCACCAGAATCCAATGCCAAG GGTGAGAAGCTAGAAGCTGAGCATCCTGGTCCTCCCCTTGTTGATGTTTCTTTGAAAGAGTTTGATCTGAGCACCTTACAG ATAATCAAGAATGAAGATCTTGAGGAGTTAGGGGAGTTGGGTTCTGGGACTTTTGGGACTGTGTATCATGGAAAATGGAGGGGAACAGATGTTGCCATTAAACGAATTAAGAAAAGCTGTTTTGCAGGGCGTTCATCTGAGCAAGAGAGACTG ACACTGGAGTTCTGGCGTGAAGCTGAAATCCTCTCAAAGCTGCACCATCCCAATGTGGTGGCATTTTATGGCGTGGTGCAGGATGGTCCCGGAGGAACACTTGCCACTGTGACAGAATACATGGTTAATGGCTCTCTTAGACATGTTTTACTTTGTAAGGATAG GCAGCTTGATCGCCGAAAGCGACTAATAATTGCCATGGATGCGGCATTTGGAATGGAGTATCTACATTCAAAGAATATTGTGCATTTTGATTTAAAATGTGATAATCTGCTGGTGAACTTGAAAGATACTTTACGGCCCATTTGCAAG GTTGGCGATTTTGGgttgtcaaaaattaaaaggaacACGTTGGTTACTGGAGGTGTTAGGGGAACACTTCCATGGATGGCTCCAGAGCTATTAAATGGTAGCAGCAGTAAGGTTTCTGAAAAG GTTGATGTATTCTCCTTTGGTATTGTCCTATGGGAGATTCTCACTGGCGAGGAGCCATATGCAAATATGCATTATGGAGCTATAATCG GGGGCATTGTGAGTAACACACTGAGGCCACCTGTGCCAAGCTTCTGTGACCCTGAATGGAAATTGCTAATGGAGCAGTGTTGGGCCCCTGATCCCATTGCACGACCATCGTTCACCGAAATTGCCAGGCGATTACGCGTGATGTCTGATGCATGCCAAATGAAGCCATCGGGTCATCACGCGCAAACCAAGGTAACCAAATAG